From Luteococcus japonicus, one genomic window encodes:
- a CDS encoding HAD family hydrolase, producing the protein MLPSLVASDLDGTFLDTGKRVSERNAAAVHRLKELGIPFVVATGRPARWLQCLEPICDTHPYVLASNGAVVFDLAEHRILESFPVPREVCLDVAARMRERCPDVSFGVEYGIGWGREPESPLRGDMVEADHIGRLAEITEGRPFVKLLVVSREMDSDRLAERLMDLCDGLLTCTWSMGGPLGLLEVSAPGVTKASTLARLCDELGVDISRAVAFGDMPNDLEMLREVGSGYAMADAHPLLVNAGLPRAGSHDESGVAQVLERLLTS; encoded by the coding sequence ATGTTGCCCTCGCTGGTTGCCTCGGACCTGGACGGCACCTTCCTGGACACCGGCAAGCGGGTCAGCGAACGCAATGCCGCGGCTGTGCATCGGCTCAAGGAGTTGGGCATTCCCTTCGTCGTCGCCACCGGGCGGCCGGCCAGATGGCTGCAGTGCCTTGAACCGATCTGCGACACGCACCCCTATGTGTTGGCCAGCAATGGTGCCGTGGTCTTCGACCTGGCCGAACACCGGATCCTCGAGTCCTTTCCTGTCCCACGCGAGGTCTGCCTCGATGTTGCTGCCCGGATGCGGGAACGCTGTCCCGACGTGAGTTTCGGCGTCGAGTACGGTATCGGGTGGGGGCGTGAGCCGGAGTCTCCCCTGCGCGGGGACATGGTGGAGGCAGACCACATTGGTCGCCTGGCCGAGATCACCGAGGGGCGGCCCTTCGTGAAACTGCTGGTGGTCTCCCGAGAGATGGACAGTGATCGGCTGGCCGAGCGCCTGATGGACCTGTGCGACGGCCTGCTCACCTGCACCTGGTCCATGGGTGGTCCGCTTGGCCTGCTGGAGGTCTCCGCACCCGGCGTGACCAAGGCCTCCACCTTGGCCCGGCTGTGCGACGAACTCGGCGTGGACATCTCGCGGGCCGTGGCCTTCGGGGACATGCCCAATGACCTCGAGATGCTCCGTGAGGTCGGGTCCGGCTACGCGATGGCCGACGCCCACCCACTCCTGGTCAACGCCGGTTTGCCCCGGGCCGGGAGTCACGACGAATCCGGAGTCGCCCAGGTGCTGGAACGACTGCTCACCAGCTGA
- a CDS encoding VWA domain-containing protein, producing MVTLLLSWPEFKNPGRLWTLALLPLLVIAYFLALRLKGRTGIRYTNTAVLGAILPKQSQWRRHLAVAMSLCSLVALSMAWARPMGLERVPRERATVVVVIDSSQSMMATDVKPNRLDAAKTEAKDFINTLPDGFNVAVVSLSGSSSVRMPPSIDRAATLRAIDGIQLQDGTAIGDAIESSLSAIKQAPLGNDKKPAPGLVVMLSDGTNTTGADVAGAAAKAKSQKVPVYTIAYGKQTGYVDLDGKRERVPPDPKLLQQVSQATGGKSWSADSAGELKDVYKDVKSQVGYEEVRKERTAQYALYALAFATVAALGAVSMAARWP from the coding sequence CTGGTGACCCTTCTTCTCAGCTGGCCCGAGTTCAAGAACCCGGGCCGGCTGTGGACCCTCGCGCTCCTGCCGCTGCTGGTGATCGCCTACTTCCTGGCACTGCGGCTCAAGGGCCGCACCGGCATCCGCTACACCAACACGGCAGTCCTGGGCGCCATCCTGCCCAAGCAGTCCCAGTGGCGTAGGCATCTGGCCGTCGCGATGAGCCTGTGCTCGTTGGTCGCGCTCAGCATGGCCTGGGCCCGTCCGATGGGCCTCGAGCGCGTGCCGCGGGAGCGCGCCACCGTCGTCGTGGTGATCGACTCGTCGCAGTCCATGATGGCCACCGACGTGAAGCCCAACCGGCTGGATGCCGCCAAGACGGAGGCGAAGGACTTCATCAACACGCTGCCCGACGGCTTCAACGTGGCCGTCGTCTCCCTGAGCGGCAGCTCGTCGGTGCGGATGCCGCCCAGCATCGACCGTGCCGCCACGCTGCGCGCCATCGACGGCATCCAGCTGCAGGACGGTACGGCGATCGGCGATGCCATCGAGTCCAGCCTGTCGGCCATCAAGCAGGCCCCGCTCGGCAATGACAAGAAGCCCGCACCGGGACTCGTGGTGATGCTCTCCGACGGCACCAACACCACCGGCGCCGACGTGGCGGGAGCAGCGGCCAAGGCCAAGAGCCAGAAGGTGCCCGTCTACACGATCGCCTATGGCAAGCAGACCGGCTACGTGGACCTCGACGGCAAGCGGGAACGCGTGCCACCGGACCCCAAGCTGCTGCAGCAGGTCTCCCAGGCCACGGGTGGCAAGTCCTGGAGCGCGGACAGCGCCGGGGAACTCAAGGACGTCTACAAGGACGTCAAGAGCCAGGTCGGCTACGAGGAGGTGCGCAAGGAGCGCACCGCCCAGTACGCCCTCTACGCCCTGGCCTTCGCGACGGTGGCCGCGCTGGGCGCGGTCTCGATGGCAGCGAGGTGGCCGTGA
- a CDS encoding recombinase family protein: protein MSTAIVNPASIETKAPVLLAVSYLRVSTREQAERGGTDEGFSIPAQREANARKAAELGARVVREFIDAGESARSADRDGLKEMLAFITATRVTFCLVHKLDRLARNRADDVAIHQALLSAGVTLVSATESIDQTPSGMLVHGIMSSIAEFYSRNLATEVTKGLTQKLAQGGTPMRAPVGYLNVRRTDEAGREVRTVEVDPERAPLVRWAFETYAKGETSVTGLLGDLTARGLTTVPSPKRPSKPLGKNTLYKLLTNPYYAGVIRYKGAVHPGAHEPLIEPALFDQVQSLLKARNAKMTRHVQHAHHLKGLLHCGSCGSRMLLDFATNPRGTTYAYFICSGRAAKRTTCTRRAVPVQVAERLVEDSYRDITISEDDYRHLAAEVDAAFDEQSTGRDQEFADLTTNRARLEAESDKLLAAHFADAIDLPTLKRHQDRLRAGLADIEQRLSEHDEHHSGARAFLHDSLRLLTDAHHAYAHSDDGNRRLANQAFYTRLEITEDEQLRPRLAEPFKTIITEIRGPTGGKNAKREHSTSTDVACSRKALWVGRAGLEPATQGL, encoded by the coding sequence ATGAGCACCGCGATCGTCAATCCCGCCAGCATCGAGACGAAGGCACCGGTATTGCTCGCGGTGTCCTACCTGCGTGTCTCGACCCGCGAGCAGGCCGAGCGCGGCGGCACCGACGAAGGCTTCTCGATCCCCGCGCAGCGCGAGGCCAACGCGCGGAAGGCCGCTGAACTGGGCGCACGGGTCGTGCGCGAGTTCATCGACGCTGGAGAGTCGGCGCGGTCGGCGGATCGTGACGGGCTCAAGGAGATGCTCGCATTCATCACCGCAACCCGGGTGACGTTCTGCCTCGTGCACAAGCTCGACCGGCTCGCACGCAACCGCGCCGACGACGTGGCGATCCACCAAGCACTTCTCTCTGCGGGGGTGACGCTCGTGTCGGCTACCGAATCGATCGACCAAACCCCGTCGGGGATGCTGGTGCACGGCATCATGTCATCCATCGCGGAGTTCTACAGCCGTAACCTCGCCACCGAAGTCACCAAGGGCCTCACGCAGAAGCTCGCGCAGGGCGGCACACCCATGCGCGCACCGGTCGGCTACCTCAACGTCCGCCGCACCGACGAGGCTGGCCGCGAAGTCAGGACGGTCGAGGTCGATCCCGAGCGAGCACCACTCGTTCGGTGGGCGTTCGAGACCTACGCCAAGGGCGAGACCTCGGTCACCGGCCTGTTGGGTGACCTCACTGCACGCGGTCTGACGACGGTGCCGTCGCCGAAGCGGCCGTCGAAGCCGTTGGGGAAGAACACGCTCTACAAGCTGCTCACCAACCCGTACTACGCAGGCGTCATCCGCTACAAAGGAGCCGTGCATCCCGGCGCGCACGAGCCGCTGATCGAGCCCGCGCTGTTCGACCAGGTGCAATCGCTACTCAAGGCGCGCAACGCCAAGATGACGCGGCACGTCCAGCACGCACACCACCTGAAAGGTCTACTGCACTGCGGGTCGTGCGGGTCGCGGATGCTGCTGGACTTCGCCACTAACCCGCGCGGCACCACCTACGCCTACTTCATCTGCTCCGGCCGCGCCGCCAAGAGAACCACCTGCACCCGTCGAGCCGTACCCGTCCAGGTCGCCGAACGGCTCGTCGAAGACTCCTACAGGGACATCACGATCAGCGAGGACGACTACCGACACCTCGCCGCCGAAGTCGATGCCGCGTTCGATGAGCAGAGCACTGGCCGGGATCAGGAGTTCGCCGACCTCACCACCAACCGGGCACGTCTCGAAGCAGAGAGCGACAAGCTGCTGGCCGCGCACTTCGCCGACGCCATCGACCTGCCCACGCTGAAGCGGCACCAAGACCGCCTCCGCGCGGGCCTCGCCGACATCGAGCAACGCCTCAGCGAGCACGACGAGCACCATTCCGGGGCACGGGCGTTCCTTCATGACTCCCTACGGCTCCTCACCGACGCCCACCACGCCTACGCGCACTCCGACGACGGGAACCGAAGACTCGCGAACCAGGCCTTCTACACGCGACTGGAGATCACCGAGGACGAGCAACTACGCCCACGCCTCGCGGAACCGTTCAAGACGATCATCACCGAGATACGCGGGCCCACCGGAGGCAAGAACGCCAAACGGGAACACTCCACATCTACTGATGTCGCGTGTTCCCGTAAGGCACTTTGGGTGGGGCGTGCGGGGCTCGAACCCGCGACCCAGGGATTATGA
- a CDS encoding Eco57I restriction-modification methylase domain-containing protein, with product MADLLSVAESERVAALGGLDSRTQSELGQFFTPAVAAQLIASIPRLPESGTLRVLDPGAGSGVLAAALVSRALTEQAELSIEIVAVERDPLVLPSLRATLTACEQAGGGRVHAKAVEADFILDSVGLDASLHLDGQFDLVIENPPYGKLAVSSAHRTAMRAAGVDAPNLYAAFLSLSVAALREGGQVVAITPRSFFNGPYFGAFRAHLLDSIALDRVHVFDSRSTVFADTGVLQENVIFAGTRGATPGVVELSVSRDHTDDVSTRAVAYEQVVFPNDPNRFIRLATDADDTAVAEVVLSQPCSLTDLGVQVSTGRVVDFRSRHALSSVEQPDAVPLVYPGNLRYGGVVWPREIRKPQWFHPADEKDRGMLLPEGWYAIVKRFSAKEERRRIVASVWSPLDNPGEVAFENHLNVFHIAGHGIDEDLAKGIAVWLNSSVIDKFFRTFSGHTQVNATDLRTLRFPTADTLRDLGRNSVASQLEVDSLVKELIAA from the coding sequence ATGGCGGACCTGCTGAGTGTCGCCGAGAGCGAGCGTGTCGCCGCCCTCGGTGGGCTTGATTCGCGCACGCAGAGCGAGCTTGGGCAGTTCTTCACGCCCGCAGTCGCCGCGCAGTTGATCGCTTCAATTCCCCGCCTGCCCGAGAGCGGGACGTTGCGTGTGCTCGACCCTGGTGCAGGCTCAGGTGTGCTTGCCGCAGCGCTCGTCAGCCGCGCCCTCACAGAACAGGCAGAGCTGTCGATTGAGATCGTCGCGGTTGAGCGCGACCCTCTCGTCCTGCCAAGCCTCCGGGCAACGCTGACGGCATGTGAGCAAGCGGGTGGTGGCCGAGTCCACGCCAAGGCAGTCGAAGCGGACTTCATTCTCGACTCCGTCGGCCTGGATGCTTCACTCCACCTCGACGGCCAGTTCGATCTCGTGATCGAGAACCCTCCGTACGGGAAGTTGGCGGTGTCGAGCGCGCATCGGACTGCCATGCGTGCCGCCGGTGTCGATGCGCCGAACCTGTACGCCGCCTTCCTCTCCCTGTCCGTGGCGGCACTTCGGGAAGGTGGGCAGGTGGTGGCGATCACTCCCCGCTCGTTCTTCAACGGCCCGTACTTCGGCGCGTTTCGTGCCCACCTGCTTGACTCGATCGCTCTCGATCGAGTGCACGTTTTCGATTCCCGCTCCACGGTGTTCGCCGACACCGGCGTCCTTCAAGAGAACGTGATCTTCGCTGGAACGCGCGGCGCGACCCCGGGTGTTGTCGAGCTTTCCGTCAGCCGTGACCACACCGACGATGTCTCAACCCGTGCAGTCGCGTACGAGCAGGTGGTCTTCCCCAATGACCCCAACCGATTCATCCGCCTTGCGACCGACGCCGACGACACGGCTGTCGCCGAGGTTGTGCTTTCGCAGCCGTGTTCCCTGACCGATCTCGGTGTGCAGGTTTCCACGGGCCGCGTGGTGGATTTCCGTTCCCGTCACGCGCTGAGTTCCGTCGAGCAGCCGGACGCCGTACCGCTGGTCTATCCGGGCAATCTTCGATACGGCGGCGTGGTGTGGCCGAGAGAGATTCGCAAGCCGCAGTGGTTCCATCCGGCCGACGAGAAGGATCGTGGGATGCTCCTGCCGGAGGGCTGGTATGCGATCGTCAAGCGGTTCAGCGCGAAGGAAGAACGCCGACGAATCGTTGCTTCGGTCTGGTCGCCACTGGACAACCCCGGTGAGGTGGCGTTCGAGAACCACCTCAACGTCTTCCACATCGCCGGGCACGGCATAGACGAGGACCTTGCCAAAGGAATCGCCGTCTGGCTCAACTCGTCGGTCATCGACAAGTTCTTCCGCACCTTCTCCGGTCACACACAGGTCAATGCCACCGACCTTCGAACCCTCCGGTTCCCCACCGCCGACACACTGCGCGACCTGGGACGCAACTCCGTCGCGTCCCAGCTGGAGGTTGACTCCCTGGTCAAGGAGCTGATCGCCGCATGA
- a CDS encoding amphi-Trp domain-containing protein, whose product MGDELHEHESEQTMTREQAAVKLRQLADDLSRHNEVRVNHGDRELSVAVPAMVDLEIEVEVEPGKKSELEITISW is encoded by the coding sequence ATGGGAGATGAGCTGCACGAGCACGAGTCCGAGCAGACCATGACGCGCGAACAGGCGGCCGTGAAGTTGCGGCAACTGGCCGATGACCTCTCGCGGCACAACGAGGTCCGGGTCAACCACGGGGACCGTGAGCTGTCAGTGGCAGTGCCGGCCATGGTGGATCTCGAAATCGAGGTCGAGGTGGAGCCGGGCAAGAAGTCCGAGCTGGAGATCACCATCAGCTGGTGA
- a CDS encoding DUF58 domain-containing protein, producing the protein MTQNPAGRPDIGAAGSVLTPPTGATLPLSRLAPEAALRRLELTVVRRLEGFLHGDHLGLLPGPGSDVNDARVYQPGQDDVRKMDWAVTARTTVPHVRDTIADRELEVWSLLDVTPSMNWGTEGVTKRDLGIAAIATIGFLSQRMGDRFGGMIMRQDSIKRLPPSSGRTALYGLLRKMLDEPIVPDHAPGSMTLAHGIEQMVRTQRRRGMRVVVSDFLTPGDSELDPNVEPEWERALRRLAVRNQVLCIEVVDSHEVNFPDVGEMLIKDPETDFARYVNTSDPAARTRMDAASAAQRERIRIAMRRAGVGHIQLRTDRDWVEDIARFVLAYRRTASMLHQPPQGVSK; encoded by the coding sequence ATGACCCAGAATCCCGCAGGACGGCCGGACATCGGAGCCGCCGGCAGTGTGCTGACGCCCCCGACGGGCGCCACGCTGCCGCTCAGCAGGCTGGCACCGGAGGCAGCACTGCGTCGGCTGGAGCTGACCGTGGTGCGACGTCTGGAGGGCTTCCTGCACGGCGATCACCTCGGCCTGCTCCCCGGGCCGGGCTCCGACGTCAACGACGCGCGCGTCTACCAGCCGGGTCAGGACGACGTGCGCAAGATGGACTGGGCCGTGACTGCTCGCACCACCGTGCCCCACGTCCGCGACACCATCGCCGACCGTGAACTGGAGGTCTGGTCGCTCCTGGACGTCACCCCGTCGATGAACTGGGGCACCGAGGGCGTCACCAAACGAGACCTTGGCATCGCCGCGATCGCCACCATCGGTTTCCTATCCCAGAGGATGGGGGACCGCTTCGGTGGCATGATCATGCGGCAGGACTCCATCAAGCGGCTGCCGCCCAGCAGCGGCCGCACCGCCCTGTACGGCCTGCTGCGCAAGATGCTCGACGAGCCGATCGTCCCGGACCACGCGCCCGGTTCGATGACCCTGGCCCACGGCATCGAGCAGATGGTGCGCACCCAGCGTCGGCGCGGCATGCGCGTGGTGGTCAGTGACTTCCTCACACCCGGGGATTCAGAGCTGGACCCCAACGTGGAACCCGAGTGGGAACGTGCCCTGCGCCGTCTGGCCGTGCGCAACCAGGTGCTGTGCATCGAGGTGGTGGACAGCCATGAGGTCAACTTCCCGGATGTCGGTGAGATGTTGATCAAGGATCCGGAAACGGACTTCGCCCGCTACGTGAACACCTCGGATCCCGCGGCCCGCACCCGGATGGATGCCGCCTCCGCGGCCCAGCGGGAACGGATCAGGATCGCCATGCGGCGCGCCGGCGTCGGGCACATCCAGCTCCGCACGGACCGCGACTGGGTGGAGGACATCGCCCGCTTCGTGCTGGCCTACCGCCGCACCGCCTCGATGCTGCACCAGCCGCCCCAGGGGGTGAGCAAGTGA
- a CDS encoding AAA family ATPase, with the protein MTNEDAAQLLGEAIAQVQRVIVGQEHMVEQLMVGLLAKGHILLEGVPGVAKTLAVRSFATVVGGDFARVQFTPDLVPSDIVGTRIYSASKESFDIELGPVFVNFVLADEINRAPAKVQSAMLELMAEKQVSIAGHTYPAPKPFIVIATQNPVESEGVYPLPEAQRDRFLLKVDVPYPRGNEEFEILRRMSVTPPEPTNVLDPEKTRQLQDMASNVFVHNLVAEYIVRLVLATRTPADFGMPDLTNVIQIGCSPRATLGLVAAARALALIHGRDYVLPTDVQAVASDVMCHRLVLGFDAVADNISPAQVVERILAMVPPPTPVWNDKTRAEQHGQHSVHPEATVQLPAPEAASDAPAAGSPAPSAGNLAPSAEPVEGPNFPPPANPYNPQN; encoded by the coding sequence ATGACCAATGAGGACGCAGCCCAGCTGCTCGGGGAGGCCATCGCCCAGGTACAGCGGGTGATCGTCGGTCAGGAACACATGGTCGAACAGCTGATGGTCGGCCTGCTGGCCAAGGGCCACATCCTGCTGGAGGGCGTGCCCGGCGTGGCCAAGACCCTCGCCGTGCGTTCCTTCGCCACCGTCGTCGGCGGTGACTTCGCGCGCGTGCAGTTCACCCCTGACCTGGTCCCCTCGGACATCGTCGGCACGCGCATCTACTCCGCGTCGAAGGAATCCTTCGACATCGAGCTGGGCCCGGTCTTCGTCAACTTCGTGCTGGCCGACGAGATCAACCGCGCGCCCGCCAAGGTGCAGTCCGCGATGCTCGAGCTGATGGCCGAGAAGCAGGTGTCCATCGCGGGGCACACCTACCCGGCGCCCAAGCCCTTCATCGTGATCGCCACCCAGAACCCGGTGGAGTCCGAGGGCGTCTACCCGCTGCCCGAGGCGCAGCGTGACCGCTTCCTGCTCAAGGTCGACGTGCCCTACCCGCGTGGGAATGAGGAGTTCGAGATCCTGCGCCGGATGTCGGTCACGCCGCCGGAGCCGACGAATGTGCTGGATCCGGAGAAGACCCGGCAGTTGCAGGACATGGCCAGCAATGTCTTCGTGCACAACCTGGTGGCCGAGTACATCGTGCGGCTCGTGCTGGCCACCCGCACGCCCGCCGACTTCGGCATGCCGGACCTGACCAATGTGATCCAGATCGGTTGCTCGCCGCGCGCGACATTGGGTCTGGTGGCCGCTGCACGAGCCCTGGCCCTGATCCACGGGCGGGACTACGTGCTGCCCACGGACGTGCAGGCAGTCGCATCCGACGTCATGTGCCACCGTCTGGTGCTCGGCTTCGATGCGGTGGCGGACAACATCTCTCCCGCCCAGGTCGTCGAGCGCATCCTGGCCATGGTCCCGCCGCCCACCCCGGTGTGGAATGACAAGACCAGGGCCGAGCAGCACGGGCAGCACTCCGTGCACCCGGAGGCCACCGTCCAGCTGCCCGCGCCAGAGGCCGCAAGCGACGCCCCGGCGGCAGGAAGCCCGGCCCCCTCGGCAGGGAACCTCGCCCCGTCGGCCGAGCCCGTCGAGGGCCCCAACTTCCCGCCCCCCGCCAACCCGTACAACCCGCAGAACTGA
- a CDS encoding BsuBI/PstI family type II restriction endonuclease has product MNELNDAAHERAEDARIILETLGMDAERSNERSALVLLALLKLTPSESWTEAANPMLGTRAIMDFIRDEYGKDYAPNTRETVRRFTLHQFVEAQLVVQNPDQPQRPVNSPKWNYQVTAEALDVLRTYDTDAWPPAVDRYLAELPGLKARYAAAREMDRIPLTLPDGSVFTLTPGGQNVLLKAMVEDFCPRFTPGGQVLYIGDAGDKWALFERDTLASLNVKVDEHGKMPDLVIYLLDRNWLVLLEAASSHGPVDSKRQAELADLFADSTAGLVYVSCFPDRAEFRKYVDKIAWESEVWCADHPTHMIHYNGERFLGPYE; this is encoded by the coding sequence ATGAACGAGCTGAACGACGCCGCGCATGAGCGCGCGGAGGATGCTCGGATCATTCTTGAAACGCTCGGCATGGATGCCGAGCGCAGCAACGAGCGATCAGCGCTCGTGCTGCTGGCGCTCCTGAAACTCACACCCTCCGAGTCCTGGACCGAAGCTGCCAACCCGATGCTTGGCACGCGCGCGATCATGGACTTCATCCGCGACGAGTACGGCAAGGACTACGCGCCGAACACCCGTGAGACGGTTCGGCGGTTCACGCTGCATCAGTTTGTGGAGGCACAGCTCGTGGTGCAGAACCCCGACCAGCCGCAACGCCCAGTCAACTCGCCAAAGTGGAACTACCAAGTCACAGCCGAAGCGCTGGACGTTCTGCGCACCTACGACACCGACGCGTGGCCGCCCGCTGTCGATCGGTACCTCGCTGAGCTACCGGGCCTCAAGGCCCGGTACGCGGCGGCGCGCGAGATGGATCGCATCCCGCTCACCCTCCCCGATGGATCGGTCTTCACCCTTACGCCGGGCGGCCAGAACGTCCTTCTCAAGGCGATGGTCGAGGACTTCTGCCCGCGCTTCACCCCCGGTGGACAGGTCCTCTACATCGGCGACGCAGGCGACAAGTGGGCGCTCTTCGAACGCGATACCCTCGCGTCGCTCAACGTAAAGGTCGACGAGCACGGCAAGATGCCCGACCTCGTCATCTACCTACTAGACCGCAACTGGCTCGTCCTCCTCGAAGCAGCCAGCTCTCACGGCCCAGTCGACTCCAAGAGACAAGCCGAACTTGCTGACCTCTTCGCAGACTCAACAGCAGGTCTCGTCTACGTCTCCTGTTTCCCCGACCGAGCCGAGTTCCGCAAGTACGTTGACAAGATCGCCTGGGAATCAGAAGTCTGGTGCGCCGACCATCCCACGCACATGATCCACTACAACGGTGAACGCTTCCTCGGGCCATACGAATGA
- a CDS encoding ATP-dependent nuclease: MIDSGQFEVEPEKTILVGINEAGKTALLKALQHASPTDDTAAIDWLFDAPASMVDDIRRKNLDPGTQAVARVVMRPEPKDLTGLSLPEGSDEIRLVMTAWMNKKRTYSVTGLPAAPTVGDVEKSILRLTGAMNKQSDEEAKQAAKAISDWKDAQASDTAISGEVAAELKMHLDAALPLFAEGSAAETHWDALSATLKGALALDKIGKHLADRMPPFVYYSSYFAVRPRIHLNRLAEREASGEIDLDYDFGNLQLLKFLGFTAKELSDMASEAPEKGHNYDNDVNVQNQYKKELAAHERRVTERKRALQTAGARLTEEIQRVWNDDRLTIRLDVDGQYLQTLVEDELGIPVELDQRSEGFRWLVSFFVVFHAQAKDDLKDAILLLDEPGLSLHALKQQEFRKTVSRLAEGNQILYTTHSPFMVGSDELDLVRIVEMTDRKTGTKVHTRLAVDDPKSIYPLQAALGYDLAQSMFTHQKNLVVEGVTDLLYIEALNAAFGAQDGATLDDGMALVPAGSASKVVYYSTILTSQDLRVAALLDSDAAGDKAADQEALWQLLTSKRILRTGDHVTGVQRAEIEDLLRVSLGLVARDECGWDSVSTIAAHSQRPIMEILADEHTEVSKWKLARAFVRWLATNGADALTADEQESWASLVAAANKSLA; this comes from the coding sequence GTGATTGACAGCGGTCAGTTTGAGGTGGAGCCCGAAAAGACAATCCTTGTCGGCATCAACGAGGCGGGGAAGACCGCTCTGCTGAAGGCTCTACAGCACGCTAGTCCCACCGACGACACCGCCGCCATCGACTGGCTCTTCGACGCGCCGGCGTCCATGGTTGACGACATCCGTCGGAAGAACCTTGACCCGGGAACGCAGGCCGTAGCCCGTGTCGTCATGCGACCGGAGCCGAAGGACCTAACCGGCCTGAGTCTGCCGGAAGGCTCCGACGAGATCCGGCTCGTCATGACCGCCTGGATGAACAAGAAGCGGACCTACTCGGTGACAGGGCTTCCCGCGGCGCCGACCGTAGGGGACGTCGAGAAGTCGATCCTCCGCCTCACAGGCGCGATGAACAAGCAATCCGACGAGGAGGCGAAGCAAGCCGCCAAGGCAATATCGGATTGGAAAGACGCACAAGCCTCAGATACCGCGATCAGTGGTGAGGTAGCCGCTGAACTGAAGATGCATCTCGATGCCGCCTTGCCTTTATTCGCAGAGGGGTCTGCTGCCGAAACTCACTGGGATGCGCTGAGCGCCACGCTCAAGGGTGCTCTTGCGCTCGACAAGATCGGCAAGCACCTAGCGGATCGCATGCCCCCTTTCGTCTACTACTCCTCGTACTTCGCGGTCCGCCCGCGCATCCACCTCAATCGGCTGGCCGAACGTGAGGCGTCTGGCGAGATCGACTTGGACTACGACTTCGGAAACCTGCAACTGCTCAAGTTCCTCGGATTCACCGCCAAGGAACTCTCCGACATGGCATCCGAAGCACCCGAGAAGGGGCACAACTACGACAACGATGTCAACGTCCAGAATCAATATAAGAAAGAGTTGGCCGCTCACGAACGTCGCGTCACCGAGCGAAAGCGGGCACTCCAGACTGCGGGAGCGCGCCTCACAGAGGAAATTCAGAGAGTCTGGAACGACGACAGACTAACCATTCGTTTGGATGTAGACGGCCAGTACCTCCAGACCTTGGTCGAAGATGAACTCGGTATTCCCGTCGAGTTGGATCAGCGGAGCGAGGGTTTCCGCTGGCTCGTCTCATTCTTCGTCGTCTTCCATGCACAGGCCAAGGACGATCTGAAGGACGCGATCCTCCTTCTCGATGAGCCCGGCCTGAGTCTCCATGCCTTGAAGCAGCAGGAGTTCCGCAAGACCGTGTCGCGGCTCGCTGAGGGAAACCAGATCCTCTACACAACCCACTCCCCCTTCATGGTCGGCTCGGACGAACTTGACCTAGTTCGCATAGTCGAAATGACCGACAGGAAGACAGGAACGAAAGTCCACACTCGCCTCGCCGTCGATGATCCGAAGTCGATCTATCCCCTCCAGGCGGCACTGGGCTACGATCTCGCGCAGAGCATGTTCACACACCAGAAGAATCTGGTGGTCGAAGGCGTGACAGACCTGCTCTACATCGAAGCCTTGAACGCGGCATTCGGTGCGCAAGACGGCGCTACGCTGGACGACGGCATGGCGCTCGTGCCGGCGGGTAGCGCCAGCAAGGTCGTCTACTACAGCACGATTCTTACCAGCCAGGACTTGAGAGTTGCCGCGTTGCTGGACTCGGACGCCGCCGGCGACAAGGCCGCGGACCAGGAAGCCCTCTGGCAACTCCTTACCAGCAAGCGCATCCTCCGAACCGGCGATCACGTCACCGGGGTTCAGCGTGCCGAGATTGAAGACCTCCTTCGAGTCAGCCTCGGCCTCGTCGCGCGAGACGAGTGCGGATGGGACAGCGTCTCTACGATCGCAGCACACTCGCAGCGGCCGATCATGGAGATTCTGGCCGACGAACACACCGAAGTATCGAAGTGGAAGCTTGCTCGCGCTTTCGTCCGATGGCTCGCTACCAACGGTGCTGACGCATTGACCGCCGATGAGCAGGAGTCCTGGGCGTCGCTCGTCGCAGCTGCGAACAAGTCACTCGCATAG